CGCTCTTGAAGAGTAATTTGTCGGCAATTGAAATGAATACTACTCCTTTTTCGACGTTAACCTCGATATCCGGATCTGAAATCCCGACTTCCCTTTTCAGGCTCGTTACCAAGGCCAGTGTTACGCTGTCTTTTTTGGTAAGCGCATCCTGCATACGGGTAATCTTAAGATCTTTTTCTTTGATGGTTTCCAATGCTTTTTCGATATTCTGTGCTCCCTGGGTGGTCAATGTAGTCATATTGCCCATATTGCTGATCAGGTCGGAATTGTTCTTTTTCAGGAATTCCATCTGCTGTGCCAATGCTTCTTTCTCGGTAAGGCACAGGTTCAGCTTCACTGTAGTGGAATTCAATAAATCCTGGATCTCTTTGTTTTTGGCTTCCAAAGCCGCAATTTTCTTCTTCGTTCCGCATGATGTAACGGTAAGCATACCCATTACCGAAAGCGCTAAAATGATTTTCCTCATGATGGTGTGTTTTAGTTTTTCTGGATACAAAATTAAGTCTTTTATTACACAAATGTTAAAATCAGAAACCTAAACTATTGTTAAAACAAGTCATTATACGTTCTTTTTCCTTGTAAATAATAGGATTTTATGACACTTTCAATTTTGTAATAATCACCCGATTGAGATACATCACGCTTGCGTAAAGCCTCATTAAACCGTCCGTAAAAAGAGAAATGCGCTTTTAATATGGCAAAAAAATGACTGAATTTTCCTTTAGATAAAAACTGGATTCCTGCAAGCCCGTCGAGTATAAGCCTTAGGAAAAGAATGATATACAGTTTTTTTTTAGGTAGATTTTTGGTCAGCATCAATAAGGAATTCCGGAAATTAAGGAATGTTTTCCTTGGGCTGCCCTGTTGTAACGTTGCACCGCCAACGTGGAATACTGTAGATTTCGGAACATATTCAATGGCATATCCCTTATTGAAAATACGCCAGCACAAATCGATTTCTTCCTGGTGCGCAAAGAAAGTATCGTCAAAACCGCCTAAAGTCCTGTAAACATCTTTTCGTATAAAAAAACAGGCACCGGATGCCCAGAAAATTTTCATCGGATCATTGTATTGCCCTTCGTCTTTTTCCACCGTGTCGAAAACCCTTCCCCGGCAAAACGGATACCCATATTGATCAATAAATCCACCGGCGGCACCGGCATATTCAAAATAGGTTTTATTTTTATAATCCAGTATTTTAGGCTGGATTGCTGCGGTATTATTTTCCGTTTCAAAAGTTGCCATCACAGGCTGCAGCCAGTTTTCGGTCACTTCAATATCTGAATTCACCAAAGCATAAATGTCTTCTTCAACAAACTGCAAAGCGTCGTTATATCCTTTTGCAAAGCCGAAATTGCCCTTGTTTCGGATAATTTTTATGGAAGGATAAGCTGTTTTTACAAATTCCACTGAAGTATCTGCCGAAGCATTGTCGGCAACATAAATCACTGCTTCCGGAGAATATCTTACCACTGACGGCAGGAATTTTTCCAGCAATGATTTGCCATTCCAGTTTAATATGACGACGGCAATTTTCATATGATGTGGGTTTTTGCACCAAAATCCGGTAAATCCTTCAGGAATACGTAGCGTCCATTTTCAAAATCCATGCGGCAAAAATAATGATTATGTCCATTAGTCACCATCAGGTAATCTGCTTTCATGACCATATTATAGCGTGCAATCTGGTCGAAAGTATTTTGGGTAATCCGCACTTCGGGCGCTTTGCATTCCACCAGTATATTGATGTGGCCGTTGTTGTGGAAAACCACAGCATCGTAGCGTTTGGTTAAATCGTTTACCTTCAGCAGTTTTTCAACATTGATCAGCGAATGAGGATATTTTTTCTGTTGTAAAAAAAATTGCACCACATGCTGCCGCACCCATTCTTCCGGTGTAAGGATTACGAATTTTTTACGTATCGGGTCAAAGATCGAGATTTTATTTTCGCTATTTTTGAACCTGAAATCGTATGTCGGGAAATTGAGCTGCTGCATGCGCAAATATAATTAAGAATTAAGAATTATGAATTTCGAATTGCAAGACGGAATCATAATTTGAAATTCATAATTCATAATTAATTTATGGATGAAGTCGTAAAAATCGTTAACGATATCAAAGCCGGAAGCATTAAACCCATTTATTTCCTGATGGGCGAGGAGCCGTATTATATCGACAAACTGTCTGATTATATTGAAGAAAATGTATTGTCGGAAGAGGAAAAAGGCTTCAACCAGTCGGTGTTGTATGGCCGCGACGTGAGTATGGAAGACATTATCGGTTCGGCCAAAAGATATCCGATGATGGCCGAAAGGCAGGTGGTCATCGTCAAGGAAGCACAGGAACTTGCGAAAACCATCGATAAGCTCGAAGGTTACGCCGACAATCCGATGCCGTCCACGGTTTTGGTTTTCTGTTATAAATACAAGACACTCGACAAACGCAAGAAAGTTACCAAGCTCCTGGAAAAAAACGGACTCGTTTACGAAAGTAAAAAGCTATATGAAAACCAGGTAGGGCAGTGGATCACGCGTGTGTTGCAGGGCAAGGGCTATACAATGGAGCCAAAAGCGAATGCGATGCTGGTGGAATTCCTCGGCACTGATTTAAGTAAAATCAGCAACGAGCTCGACAAACTCCAGATTATTTTACCCAAAGGCACCGTAATCAATGCGAAACATATTGAGGAAAATATCGGTTTCAGTAAAGATTATAATGTTTTTGAACTGCGTAAAGCCATCGGTGATAAAAACCAGGTGAAGGCTTACCAGATCGCGCACTATTTTGCTGAAAACCCTAAGGAAAATCCGATGGTCGTGACAACGAGCCTTGTTTTCAGTTTCTTTTTAAGCCTGTTGCAATACCATGGGCTGAAAGACAGGAATCCGAAAAATGTAGCTTCCGTTTTGAAGGTCAATCCTTATTTCCTTAAGGACTACGACATTGCACTGAGGAATTACCCGATGAAGAAAGTCAGCGCCATCGTTGCTGCCTTACGCGATATTGATGTAAAAAGTAAAGGTGTAGGTGCCAATTCGCTTTCCAATGCAGATTTATTGAAGGAAATGCTGGTGCATATTTTTAGTTAAGTCCGGAAGTCAGTAAAGACCTGGAGTCCGAAAGACTATTGACAGTTTACCTCGCAAGGAAACTTTCGGACTTCCGGACTTCTGGACTTTGCTGACTTTTATTTACATTTGCCCCCATAAACAACAACACAATGAGCAATACGATTACCCGGACGGATTTCAATTTCCCCGGACAGAAATCCGTTTACCACGGCAAGGTCCGTGATGTTTACAATATCAATGATGAGCTTTTAGTGATGGTCGCTACGGACAGGCTTTCCGCGTTTGATGTGGTGATGCCAAAAGGAATTCCGTTTAAAGGCCAGATCCTGAACCAGATTGCCACGCGTTTTATGGAATTGACTCAGGATATCGTCCCCAACTGGCTCGTCGCCACGCCGGACCCGAATGTCGCGGTAGGACATTTATGTGAACCGTTTAAGGTGGAAATGGTCATCCGCGGTTACCTTTCAGGCCATGCTGCGCGCGAATATGCTTTGGGTAAAAGGATGCTTTGCGGTGTCGTGCTTCCCGAAGGATTGAAGGAAAACGATAAATTCCCGCAACCTATTATTACACCCACCACAAAAGCGGATAACGGTGAACACGATATGGACATTTCAAGAGAAGAAATCCTGTCGAAAGGCATTGTTTCTGAGGAGGATTATCTGGTGCTGGAAAATTATACCCATGCTTTATTCCAAAGGGGAACGCATATTGCCGCTGGCCGCGGGTTAATTCTTGTCGATACAAAATACGAATTCGGGAAGACCAAAGACGGCAGGATTGTCCTGATCGATGAAATCCATACGCCGGATTCCTCACGTTATTTTTACGGAGAAGGCTATCAGGCGAGGCAGGACCATAACGAGGAGCAGAAACAGCTTTCGAAGGAATTTGTACGCCAATGGCTGATCGCGAATGGTTTCCAGGGCAAGGACGGACAGCAGATCCCGGATATGGATCAGGCATATATCGACAGTGTTTCGGAAAGGTATATTGAATTGTATGAAAATATCCTGGGTGAGCATTTTGTAAAGGCTGATATCGATGCAATTTCGGAAAGGATTGAGAAGAATGTGTTGGATTTTCTGAAGAAGTAGCATTTTGGATTCTCGGATTTTCAGATCATCAGAAAGTCTGAAAATCCGACAATCTGCTGATACCAAATCACAATTCCTTTCTCACCTTCGCGGGCAATTTCGCCTTCACCAACTCATATGACTGTTTCAGGTATTTTTCCCAATCCGATTTTGGCATAATAGTAATATCATCTGCCAAAACCCATTTGTAGCGTGCTACATACGGCGCCGGACGGAAACCCGACCGTGAAGACAATTCGTCAAACTCTTCATCGGTGACTTTAAATGAAGCTGAAGTTGGTTGTTGGTCCAGTCCTGTAACGCAGAACATTTTCCCAGCTATACAAAAGCAAAGGTCCTGTCCCCATTTGATATCTTCTGTGGCATGAGGCATTTTCATGCAGATTTCGCGGAGGTCTTCGATGTCCATATAGTTAGTAGGTTATGGGAAATAATAGTAGTTTAATCAGTTTATTATAGTTTGTTATTATGTTCCGGTTTTCATTATCGTTTGTAAACCATCTTATACAAATCAAAACCTTCTGCCCAGTAATCGTCGACGGTTTTCGTAAGCTCAAATCCATTTTTTGAGTAAAAACCATAAGCGAGCTGTGAAGTCCTGACGCAAATTTCGCGAAGCTGTTCCATACCCTTCAACACATGGAGCCGGTACTGCAACAAAGCCGTTCCCGCGCCAGTGCCCTGAAAACCGGGATGGATGCAGTCCCAGCTGATTTTTGCAGTCGTTTGTTCGGCTTCAAAATTAATGCCCCCGCCACCGATAATGACACCTTCAGCTTCAATTACGTAATACAGTTCAATTTCATTGTCGAGGTAATAGTTATAATCGGCTGATTCGCTTGGAGCAAAATATTTCGGAGTATTCCACTGTAACAATTCCAGCAATCGGGGTTTGTCGGCTGCATCATAAGCCCGGATATTGAATTCACGAGTTGCCATAAATCTTTTGGTAAAGGTCGCGGTATTTCTCCATAACGATTTTACGTTTCAGTTTCAGGGTAGGGGTGAGTTCGCCGCCATCAATCGACCAGATTTCAGGAGTGAGTTCAAAACGCTTGATCTGTTCCCAGTTGCCGAATTTCTTATTCAATGCTTCCACTTCCTCATCGATGCGTTTGATGACATCGGCATTGTTTGCGATTTCTTTATGTGTACTGCCGATGTTGATATGATGCAGCCTCGCCCATTCCTTCACAAATTCAAAATTAGGCTGGATAAAAGCGCCCGGCATCTTTTCGCCATCGCCGATGACCATAATCTGCTCGATAAACCGGGATTGTTTCATCGCATTTTCAAGCAACTGCGGTGCTATGTATTTCCCACCCGAAGTCTTGAACATTTCCTTTTTCCTGTCGGTAATCTTCAGGAAACCTTCGTTGTCAATCACCCCTATATCGCCGGTATGGAAATAACCGCCCTGCAATACCTCTGCCGTTTTTTCAGGATCTTTATAATAGCCCATCATGATATTCGGGCCTTTGCAGAGGATTTCGCCATCTTCAGCAATTTTTACCTCGACGTTTTCAATGACACGGCCTACTGTGCCGATTTTAAATCCGCCGTTTCGCCTGTCGTTTACAGCAATTACCGGTGAAGTTTCAGTCAAACCGTAGCCTTCCATTACATAAATTTCTGCAGCAGCGAAAACACGTGCCAGTCGTGGTTGCAGTGCGGCGCTGCCTGAAACCATCAGCTCAAGTTTCCCGCCGAGGCCTTCTTTCCATTTACTGAATATCAGTTTACGCGCAATCGAAAGCTGGAATTCATACCAAAATCCGTTTTTGCCATCAGGCTCATATTTCAGCCCCAAATCAATCGCCCAGAAAAATAATTTCTTTTTAATGCCGGTGAGTTCGGTTCCTTTGGCATAAATCCTGTCGTATACTTTTTCCAGGAGGCGTGGTACGGCCGTAATCACATTGGGTTGTGCTTCTTTTAAATTATCCACAAGCTTGTCGATGGATTCCGCGAAATATACCGAAACGCCATAATATTGGTAGATGTACAGGATCATCCTTTCATAAATATGGCAGATGGGCAGGAAGCTCAGCGCACGGCTTTTTCCTTCTTCAAAAGGGATCCTTGGCGCACTACCCAGTACATTTGCCACGATATTCTTATGCGAAAGCATGACGCCTTTCGGTTTTCCTGTAGTACCTGAAGTGTAAATGATGGTAGCCAGGTCATCGGTGTGTATGGTCGATTTTATTTGCTCCACGTCCGCCTGGTTACTGTCATCTTTTCCGAGTGTGAGCAATGTTTCCCAATGCTCACAGCCTTCAATCTGGTCAAAACAGAAGACTTTTTCCAGCGAAGGCACATTGGCCCGGATCTGGTTTACTTTTGCCAACACTTCGGTATCGGAAACAAAACAGTATTTCGATTCGGAATGGTTTAATATGTATTGGTAATCGTCTTCGGAAATCGTCGGGTAAATCGGGACATTCTGCGCGCCGGTCTGTAAAATCCCGATGTCCATGATGTTCCATTCGGTGCGGTTTGAAGAAGAAATCACGGCAATCTTGTCGTCTTTTTTCACACCCATACGCAGCAGTGCCCGGGATACGGCATTGGCTTTCGTAATATATTCCCTTGTTGAAGTTGCTATCCAGGCACCGTTGTATTTGGTCACAAGCGCTTCTTTTAAATCGTGTTTTTCAAGCTGGTGGTATGGGAAATCGAATAGCCGGGTAATTTGTGTCATCTTGGTGGGTGGAATTTGATGCAAAGTAATGAAAAAGTTGTAGAGTGGCAAAAAAGCGGCTGAGTAGCTAAGCGGCTGAGTTTTCGACATTATCCTTGAAGTTTTTTTAGAGCGCAAGAAAAAAAGCAAATTCTGCAGCTCAGTGACTCAGCAACTCAGTAACTATTTCCTCGCCAGCCTTGTCCTGATCTTACTCAGGAATTCAGCCGAAATCCCTAAGTAGGAAGCGATATGGTGTTGTGCCACGCGCTGCGGGATGGTCGGATATTGTGCAATAAATTCAAGGTATTTTTCAGTGGCAGTTTTTGCAATGGTATTGAACAGCCGGTTTTGGGTCACAGCCATGTTGCGCATGAGCAGGATCCGGAAGGCACGCTCGAACTTTGGCGCTTTGGCAAAAAGGGCTTCTTTGGCTTCCGATGTAAACATCAGGAATTCGCAATCCTCCAAAGTCTCGATATACAACTGGCTCGGTTTGGTTTCAAATATGCTGAACGACACATCGCTGACCCAGGCATCTTCGAGTGCAAATTGCAGGATCACCTCAAAGCCATTCGCATCAATATAATATTTGCGGATGCAGCCGCTGACTACAAATGCTTCAAAATCGCACTTTTCGCCTTCACGCAGCATGACCGTCTTACGAGGCACTTTTTTATATTCCAGCAACGAATGGAATATTTCGAGTTCAGCAGCTGTGAAAGAAACATAGCGGGAAATGGCAGCGTCGATTTGGTCGTACATGGGGTTGAGTTAGGAAAGTCCGAAAGTTATAAAGTTAATATGAAATATTTATTTTTTACGTAATAATTCTTCCTGACTTCCTGACTTCCTGACTTTCACGACTATTCCCTACCTTTGCAAAAAACTTCCCGTCATGATTCTCGAAAAAGCCATTGACAATCCATTCGAAGTACAGATTTCCTTCCATAAACTGCTTGAAAATCTTGAAGCTATCGCTGCCGCAGATGTTGATTACCGTGCGCATTATGCTAAAGGATTGCTTGAGGCTGCGGCCGCCGTTCCAGAACTCAGGGATGGGATCCGTGATTTTTCGACAATTAAACTTCATACCGAACTGATCAGGAATTTGTTGGCAGATTTATTCCCGACGGCTTTAACCAACAATGAAATCAAGGCGATTACAATCCCTTTTCACAATATTACCTTCAATTATTCGACACGTTTCCAGCAAATCCTGAACAATGCCGGCCCGGATTTCGATATGGAAGTCAGGGATTTCACTGATGAAAGTTTTTATGTCATGAGCTGCTGCATGATCCTGAACGGGTATTACGGTTATAATTTCGATTTCAGCAAACCCTTCTTTTATGATATCCCGGATGCGGCGGGCATTATGCGCCATTACCGCATTTTATATAATGCCGATTTCATTGAAATTTTCCCGACTGAAAAATCGCTGCCCATTGCTGCGGAAGATGTGGATTTATTAATCAACAATTTCGATAATGTGGCGCTTTGGAAAGAAAAATTTCCGTCCAAAAGCTGGATTATGCGTGGTTTCGGTATTATGACTTTATACGATGCCACAGTCGAAAGTGCTGTATCCAACTTAAAAACGAACCTGCTCACGCCGAAAAATGAAGCAGACAAGGATAACATCCATGAAAGTTTCCAGAATATTTTCCGTTCGATTTTCCGGTTTAACGATTTGCATATTGGTTACAGCGCCATAGATGCGGTGACGAACCACTTTTCGGTTTCGCCGTTTGAAAAAAAGATCAGCAGTTTCCTGACCTGTGGCAATGACGACCCGGATTGTGATTATTTCCTCTGCCATACTTCATTGTCTGATTTGATTCATGAGAAGAAATACTTTGTGATTTCTGACGTAGAACAATTCCTGAAGGACAACCCTGATGCTACACTCGCAAAGAAATTACTGGACCAGGATGTACGCAGCGCGATTTTTGCACCTGTTGTCAAAAATGGCAATCTGCTCGGAATTATTGAATTGGTTTCTGCTACAAAAAAACGCCTCAACACGATCAATTCCAATAAGCTCGATATCGTCATGCCGTATCTTGTAGATACGATTGACCGGTATTATTCGGAAATCAACAACCAGATAGAGGCTTTGATCCAAAAGGAATATACGACGATTCATCCGAGCGTGTATTGGAAATTTCGCGAAGAAGCGCACAGCCACCTCAACGATGCCTCTTCATTGCATGAAATTGTTTTCAACAACGTGTATCCATTGTTCGGGCAGATAGATATCAAAGGCTCGTCAGACCGCAGGAATGCGACGACCAAAGAAGATATCATTGAGCAGGTAAGTTTGCTGAAATCCATCTTCGAAAGCATCAACACGGGAAAAAAGCTTCCGATTTTTGAGCAGAAGATTTTCGAACTGAGTCAATACCTGGCTTCACTAAACGACGAAATTAAAGCCGATTCAGAACATATCATACAAAATTACATCCGCAGTGAAATCCACCCGGTGCTGAAGCTGCACAAACCCGAGCGTCCTGAAACGAAGCAACTGATTGAAAGTTATTTCGAAAACCTCGACCGCAATTCGGACACGGTGTATGCTGCACGTAAGAAATATGATGCGACGGTGTCGATCATCAATAAGAAGATGGCCGATATTCTGGATAAAAAGCAAGTCGAGGCACAGCAATATTACCCGCATTATTATGAGCGTTTCAAGACCGATGGCGTGGAGCACAACCTCTATATCGGGAATTCGATTACGAATGAGGCCGAGTTTGATTTTCTATACCTCTACAACCTGCGGCTTTGGCAATTGCAGGTAATGTGCGAAATGGA
This genomic stretch from Flavobacterium pallidum harbors:
- a CDS encoding Crp/Fnr family transcriptional regulator, which translates into the protein MYDQIDAAISRYVSFTAAELEIFHSLLEYKKVPRKTVMLREGEKCDFEAFVVSGCIRKYYIDANGFEVILQFALEDAWVSDVSFSIFETKPSQLYIETLEDCEFLMFTSEAKEALFAKAPKFERAFRILLMRNMAVTQNRLFNTIAKTATEKYLEFIAQYPTIPQRVAQHHIASYLGISAEFLSKIRTRLARK
- a CDS encoding AMP-dependent synthetase/ligase produces the protein MTQITRLFDFPYHQLEKHDLKEALVTKYNGAWIATSTREYITKANAVSRALLRMGVKKDDKIAVISSSNRTEWNIMDIGILQTGAQNVPIYPTISEDDYQYILNHSESKYCFVSDTEVLAKVNQIRANVPSLEKVFCFDQIEGCEHWETLLTLGKDDSNQADVEQIKSTIHTDDLATIIYTSGTTGKPKGVMLSHKNIVANVLGSAPRIPFEEGKSRALSFLPICHIYERMILYIYQYYGVSVYFAESIDKLVDNLKEAQPNVITAVPRLLEKVYDRIYAKGTELTGIKKKLFFWAIDLGLKYEPDGKNGFWYEFQLSIARKLIFSKWKEGLGGKLELMVSGSAALQPRLARVFAAAEIYVMEGYGLTETSPVIAVNDRRNGGFKIGTVGRVIENVEVKIAEDGEILCKGPNIMMGYYKDPEKTAEVLQGGYFHTGDIGVIDNEGFLKITDRKKEMFKTSGGKYIAPQLLENAMKQSRFIEQIMVIGDGEKMPGAFIQPNFEFVKEWARLHHINIGSTHKEIANNADVIKRIDEEVEALNKKFGNWEQIKRFELTPEIWSIDGGELTPTLKLKRKIVMEKYRDLYQKIYGNS
- a CDS encoding OmpA/MotB family protein, whose protein sequence is MRKIILALSVMGMLTVTSCGTKKKIAALEAKNKEIQDLLNSTTVKLNLCLTEKEALAQQMEFLKKNNSDLISNMGNMTTLTTQGAQNIEKALETIKEKDLKITRMQDALTKKDSVTLALVTSLKREVGISDPDIEVNVEKGVVFISIADKLLFKSGSYVVSDRAKEILAKVAKVINSKPDFECMVEGHTDNVPFISNGTLLDNWDLSVKRATSIVRVLTKDLKVNPAQLIAAGRSEFIPLVDNSNAENRATNRRTRIIVLPKIDQFYEMIEKEMKAQK
- a CDS encoding glycosyltransferase family 2 protein, with product MKIAVVILNWNGKSLLEKFLPSVVRYSPEAVIYVADNASADTSVEFVKTAYPSIKIIRNKGNFGFAKGYNDALQFVEEDIYALVNSDIEVTENWLQPVMATFETENNTAAIQPKILDYKNKTYFEYAGAAGGFIDQYGYPFCRGRVFDTVEKDEGQYNDPMKIFWASGACFFIRKDVYRTLGGFDDTFFAHQEEIDLCWRIFNKGYAIEYVPKSTVFHVGGATLQQGSPRKTFLNFRNSLLMLTKNLPKKKLYIILFLRLILDGLAGIQFLSKGKFSHFFAILKAHFSFYGRFNEALRKRDVSQSGDYYKIESVIKSYYLQGKRTYNDLF
- a CDS encoding type I restriction enzyme HsdR N-terminal domain-containing protein gives rise to the protein MQQLNFPTYDFRFKNSENKISIFDPIRKKFVILTPEEWVRQHVVQFFLQQKKYPHSLINVEKLLKVNDLTKRYDAVVFHNNGHINILVECKAPEVRITQNTFDQIARYNMVMKADYLMVTNGHNHYFCRMDFENGRYVFLKDLPDFGAKTHII
- the holA gene encoding DNA polymerase III subunit delta, producing the protein MDEVVKIVNDIKAGSIKPIYFLMGEEPYYIDKLSDYIEENVLSEEEKGFNQSVLYGRDVSMEDIIGSAKRYPMMAERQVVIVKEAQELAKTIDKLEGYADNPMPSTVLVFCYKYKTLDKRKKVTKLLEKNGLVYESKKLYENQVGQWITRVLQGKGYTMEPKANAMLVEFLGTDLSKISNELDKLQIILPKGTVINAKHIEENIGFSKDYNVFELRKAIGDKNQVKAYQIAHYFAENPKENPMVVTTSLVFSFFLSLLQYHGLKDRNPKNVASVLKVNPYFLKDYDIALRNYPMKKVSAIVAALRDIDVKSKGVGANSLSNADLLKEMLVHIFS
- a CDS encoding GNAT family N-acetyltransferase; translation: MATREFNIRAYDAADKPRLLELLQWNTPKYFAPSESADYNYYLDNEIELYYVIEAEGVIIGGGGINFEAEQTTAKISWDCIHPGFQGTGAGTALLQYRLHVLKGMEQLREICVRTSQLAYGFYSKNGFELTKTVDDYWAEGFDLYKMVYKR
- a CDS encoding MmcQ/YjbR family DNA-binding protein: MDIEDLREICMKMPHATEDIKWGQDLCFCIAGKMFCVTGLDQQPTSASFKVTDEEFDELSSRSGFRPAPYVARYKWVLADDITIMPKSDWEKYLKQSYELVKAKLPAKVRKEL
- a CDS encoding GAF domain-containing protein codes for the protein MILEKAIDNPFEVQISFHKLLENLEAIAAADVDYRAHYAKGLLEAAAAVPELRDGIRDFSTIKLHTELIRNLLADLFPTALTNNEIKAITIPFHNITFNYSTRFQQILNNAGPDFDMEVRDFTDESFYVMSCCMILNGYYGYNFDFSKPFFYDIPDAAGIMRHYRILYNADFIEIFPTEKSLPIAAEDVDLLINNFDNVALWKEKFPSKSWIMRGFGIMTLYDATVESAVSNLKTNLLTPKNEADKDNIHESFQNIFRSIFRFNDLHIGYSAIDAVTNHFSVSPFEKKISSFLTCGNDDPDCDYFLCHTSLSDLIHEKKYFVISDVEQFLKDNPDATLAKKLLDQDVRSAIFAPVVKNGNLLGIIELVSATKKRLNTINSNKLDIVMPYLVDTIDRYYSEINNQIEALIQKEYTTIHPSVYWKFREEAHSHLNDASSLHEIVFNNVYPLFGQIDIKGSSDRRNATTKEDIIEQVSLLKSIFESINTGKKLPIFEQKIFELSQYLASLNDEIKADSEHIIQNYIRSEIHPVLKLHKPERPETKQLIESYFENLDRNSDTVYAARKKYDATVSIINKKMADILDKKQVEAQQYYPHYYERFKTDGVEHNLYIGNSITNEAEFDFLYLYNLRLWQLQVMCEMENQYHLLQPSLPYPMEVASLILVINLPITIRFRMDEKRFDVDGSYNARYEVIKKRIDKAFIKGSTERITQQGKITIVYAQQEEEQEYKRYIAFLQHKKRLGPKVEFFEIEDLQGVSGLKGIRVEVLYDETSQKLYSYGELLKEIEN
- a CDS encoding phosphoribosylaminoimidazolesuccinocarboxamide synthase, giving the protein MSNTITRTDFNFPGQKSVYHGKVRDVYNINDELLVMVATDRLSAFDVVMPKGIPFKGQILNQIATRFMELTQDIVPNWLVATPDPNVAVGHLCEPFKVEMVIRGYLSGHAAREYALGKRMLCGVVLPEGLKENDKFPQPIITPTTKADNGEHDMDISREEILSKGIVSEEDYLVLENYTHALFQRGTHIAAGRGLILVDTKYEFGKTKDGRIVLIDEIHTPDSSRYFYGEGYQARQDHNEEQKQLSKEFVRQWLIANGFQGKDGQQIPDMDQAYIDSVSERYIELYENILGEHFVKADIDAISERIEKNVLDFLKK